The Pseudomonadota bacterium genome has a window encoding:
- a CDS encoding LA2681 family HEPN domain-containing protein, which produces MSLDRIVTKPGDVFHELSVRLSALLDADPCEAVRRAREIALDTPDRLKAMWVRAAILVDGGAATRQQDAIEEGLRLFRELYEAHPHTLVAYNLANALAAIVGYPPYSHGWLDHQERTREQRAEARRLYWKVARDTGAESKIRTQAWTNLANLLTHSFRLGEAHDARLAALQLDPANGVAAGAAARDLIWLFKQGDCSDLTRIEAEMLAKIAKEHQGHVSEYVGARTAKQLASLSDELGDPPSRSPHSDPFVRWVERERLTLAPAVELVDPALGKLDWLSLPGIMEREPDSSGATPPPVFAMFNVLKADFILARDLAWRATEDHGWPETGRFADTLDYANYGPQSSALVLAHRTALDLLDKVAVTANHYFEIGLAPDKVYFGRLWRQSNGERSAPNPLVPVVEKVVREGAYALFGLAELAEDYETKGGILHPQKELRNAGTHRFVVLHDLGDPSDGRQAPEVERYLQEPFVEEVLRALRVARSAIQMLSLAIKQRERRMLQKTGGPIGELVVPDHDWIRGHETQSKP; this is translated from the coding sequence ATGAGCCTCGATCGGATCGTGACCAAACCGGGTGACGTGTTCCACGAGCTGTCCGTTCGTCTGTCTGCCCTACTAGATGCCGATCCTTGTGAGGCTGTGCGGCGGGCGCGAGAGATTGCTCTCGATACTCCAGATCGCTTGAAGGCAATGTGGGTCCGGGCAGCGATTCTCGTGGATGGCGGCGCGGCTACGCGACAGCAAGACGCGATCGAAGAGGGGCTGCGTCTGTTCCGCGAACTCTACGAGGCGCACCCTCATACCCTTGTCGCCTACAACCTTGCCAATGCCCTCGCTGCGATCGTCGGATACCCGCCATACTCGCATGGTTGGCTAGATCATCAGGAACGCACGCGCGAACAGCGCGCGGAGGCGCGACGTCTTTACTGGAAGGTAGCGCGGGACACTGGTGCTGAATCGAAGATCCGAACACAGGCTTGGACGAACCTTGCCAACCTACTCACGCACAGCTTCCGACTCGGTGAGGCACACGACGCCCGGCTTGCAGCACTTCAACTTGATCCCGCAAACGGGGTTGCTGCTGGCGCTGCGGCTAGAGATCTCATATGGCTTTTCAAACAAGGAGACTGCTCTGACCTCACGCGCATCGAGGCCGAAATGTTGGCCAAGATCGCGAAGGAGCATCAAGGCCATGTCAGTGAGTACGTTGGTGCGCGCACCGCAAAACAACTCGCGTCGCTGTCTGACGAACTTGGTGATCCTCCGTCTCGCTCACCGCACTCAGATCCATTCGTCCGCTGGGTGGAACGCGAACGACTGACCCTCGCCCCGGCGGTCGAACTCGTAGATCCTGCCCTGGGGAAACTGGATTGGCTTTCTCTTCCGGGCATCATGGAGCGTGAACCTGATTCATCAGGGGCAACGCCACCTCCAGTGTTTGCGATGTTCAACGTCTTGAAAGCCGACTTCATCCTGGCCCGCGATCTTGCATGGAGGGCGACAGAGGACCATGGTTGGCCCGAGACGGGGCGATTCGCCGACACTCTCGATTACGCAAACTATGGTCCGCAGTCTTCTGCGCTTGTGCTCGCGCACCGCACGGCCCTCGATCTTCTCGACAAAGTGGCTGTGACCGCGAACCATTATTTCGAAATCGGTCTAGCACCAGACAAGGTCTACTTTGGCAGGTTGTGGCGCCAGAGCAACGGCGAGAGAAGCGCCCCGAACCCACTTGTCCCGGTGGTTGAGAAAGTTGTTCGCGAAGGAGCCTACGCACTCTTCGGCCTCGCAGAGCTTGCCGAGGACTACGAAACCAAGGGCGGCATCTTGCACCCGCAGAAAGAGCTTCGGAACGCTGGAACGCACCGGTTCGTAGTGCTTCACGATCTTGGTGATCCCTCGGATGGCCGACAAGCTCCAGAGGTTGAGCGTTACCTTCAAGAACCGTTCGTTGAGGAGGTTCTTCGCGCGCTCCGCGTGGCCAGGTCAGCGATCCAGATGCTGTCCCTTGCGATTAAACAGCGCGAACGCAGAATGTTGCAGAAGACAGGTGGCCCAATCGGTGAATTGGTAGTCCCGGACCATGATTGGATTCGGGGACATGAAACGCAGAGTAAACCATGA